Proteins from a genomic interval of Musa acuminata AAA Group cultivar baxijiao chromosome BXJ1-9, Cavendish_Baxijiao_AAA, whole genome shotgun sequence:
- the LOC135593368 gene encoding zinc finger A20 and AN1 domain-containing stress-associated protein 1-like gives MAQREEKEMELHAHESLALCINNCGFPGDPATNNMCQTCFQASAAAASSSLPRSCSRRSAPSIRSPDPADRAEEQGAPTAALASPAPAPTRKVNRCLSCRKRVRLTGFRCRCGELFCGEHRYSDRHDCGYDYKAAARAAIARANPVVRAAKIVRV, from the coding sequence ATGGCTCAGCGAGAGGAGAAGGAGATGGAGCTGCATGCCCACGAAAGCCTCGCCCTCTGCATCAACAACTGCGGGTTCCCTGGCGACCCCGCCACTAACAACATGTGCCAGACATGCTTCCAGGCCTCCGCCGCCGCTGCGTCCTCCTCCCTTCCCCGGTCCTGCTCCCGCAGATCCGCCCCTTCGATCCGGTCGCCGGACCCAGCTGATCGAGCGGAAGAGCAAGGGGCCCCCACGGCGGCTTTGGCTTCGCCGGCGCCGGCGCCGACGAGGAAGGTGAACCGCTGCTTGTCTTGCCGGAAGCGGGTGAGGCTCACGGGGTTCCGGTGCCGCTGCGGGGAGCTGTTCTGCGGGGAGCACCGGTACTCCGACCGCCACGACTGCGGCTACGATTACAAGGCCGCCGCCCGGGCGGCCATCGCTCGAGCCAATCCGGTCGTCCGAGCCGCCAAGATCGTCAGGGTGTGA